The Spirochaetota bacterium genome includes the window AGGCGTTTTTAGGAAAAAGGGATTTATTCAGAGGGCTATACTTAGAGAAGAATTGGGATTGGGATGTTAAATATCCGGTTATATATATCGATTTTGGAGGAGTGGTAGTAAAAAATTCTGAGAATTTAATAGATTATATTGCAAAGCAACTTGAAGAAAATAAAAATAAGCTTGGTGTGATGTGTGAAAAAAACGATGATTATAATTTATATTTCAGGGAACTGATATTAAAGACTAATGAGAAGTACAAAGAAAAAGTAGTAGTTCTTATAGACGAGTATGATAAACCAATATTAGATAGGATTGAAGACAAAGGAGAAGCTGCAAGCATACGAGAAGTTTTAAAGAATCTTTACAGCGTACTGAAACCCCTGGATGTGTATTTGAAATTTGTTTTTTTAACGGGAGTATCTAAATTTTCAAAGGTTTCTTTATTTTCGGGGTTAAACCAGCTTAGAGATATTACATTAAGCAAAGATTACTCTGCCATTTGCGGCTATACCCAATCTGAGTTAGAGGATGTTTTTGCCCGAGAGTTAAAAGGAGAAGATTTGGAAGCAATTAAATGCTGGTATAATGGGTACTCGTGGCTTGGTGAAAGTGTTTACAACCCCTTTGACATCTTATTGTATTTACAGGAGAGGAAGCTTTATCCCTATTGGTTTGAGACGGGTACACCAAATTTTTTAATTAAGCTTTTGGTACAGAAAAGATTTTACATGCCAAACTTAGCAGAACTGGTGGCATCAGAAAATCTAATTGGAAGCTTTGACGTGGATGCCATAGAGCCGGAAAATTTGCTTTTTCAGACGGGATATCTTACTATCAAAGGATTTGAGCCTATTCCTAACGGGTATCTGTATTATTTAACATATCCAAATAAAGAAGTTAGAATATCCTTAAACAATTATAGTATAAGTTATCTTACACAGAAAGGGTTTGAAGCAACACGGTTAGTAGCAAATCTTATTAAAGGTTTAAAAGAAGGTAAAGTTGAAACTTTTAAAGATATCTTAAAGTCACTTTTTGCGAGCATACCGTATGAGTGGTACAGGAGTAATGAGATAGCACAGTATGAAGGGTATTACGCAAGTGTGGTGTATAGTTTTTTGGCAGGTGCTGGCTTTGATATGGTGGCCGAAGATTACACCAGCAAGGGGCGAATAGATTTAACGATACTGTATGAGGGAAGATGTTATATTTTGGAATTTAAGGTAGTGGAGATAGAGCCGGAGGGTAAGGCATTGGCGCAGCTTGAAGATAAGAAGTATGCAGAAAAATACAGAGGGAAATTTCAGGAAATATATTTAATAGGGATAGAGTTTAGCAAAGAGCAGTAGGATTTGGTGGGATTTGAGTGGAAGCGGGAAGAGTG containing:
- a CDS encoding AAA family ATPase, whose protein sequence is MKKLPIGIQSFEEIRNDEYYYVDKTPFVAKLVGEGKYYFLSRPRRFGKSLFLDTLRQAFLGKRDLFRGLYLEKNWDWDVKYPVIYIDFGGVVVKNSENLIDYIAKQLEENKNKLGVMCEKNDDYNLYFRELILKTNEKYKEKVVVLIDEYDKPILDRIEDKGEAASIREVLKNLYSVLKPLDVYLKFVFLTGVSKFSKVSLFSGLNQLRDITLSKDYSAICGYTQSELEDVFARELKGEDLEAIKCWYNGYSWLGESVYNPFDILLYLQERKLYPYWFETGTPNFLIKLLVQKRFYMPNLAELVASENLIGSFDVDAIEPENLLFQTGYLTIKGFEPIPNGYLYYLTYPNKEVRISLNNYSISYLTQKGFEATRLVANLIKGLKEGKVETFKDILKSLFASIPYEWYRSNEIAQYEGYYASVVYSFLAGAGFDMVAEDYTSKGRIDLTILYEGRCYILEFKVVEIEPEGKALAQLEDKKYAEKYRGKFQEIYLIGIEFSKEQ